Within the Fervidobacterium gondwanense DSM 13020 genome, the region TTATATCTTCATTGTCAACCTTTATATCATTTTCTTCGGCAACTTTCTTGACAACAAGGTCTTTCTTAATCATGTTTATGTAATAGCTTCTTAACTCCTCAACGAGCTTTTCTTCGCTTCCATAGTTCTGGACATATGCATCGTACTTTCCTTCTTCTTTCAGATTGTCGATGATATTTTCAACAGCTCGCTGTATTGTTCTTTCACTGATATTTATCTGTGCAATTGATGGTATCTGGTCAATTATCTGCACTCTATATGAATCTCCGAGTTCTCTGTCGTATATTTCTTTTCCTTCACTCTTAAATTTGTCTTTAAGTTGGTCAACTGTTTCAACGTTTTCAACAGCCAAAGATTTGACGAATTCGTCTGTAAGTTCTGGTAATATTCTGTTGTATACTTCCTGAACTTCGAGGATGTACTTGTAAACAATCTTCTCTTCACCTTTTTCGAATGTCTTTTCAAATTCAACAACATCGCCTTTTTTCTTACCGTAAAGCTGTTTTACAACATCACGTTCGTCATCCTTAAGGAGCACGTATTCTCTCTCTTCGCCGTCTCTAACTTTCTTTTCACCAAGCAAGACGGTTTCCTTAACCTTAACCATGTCGCCTTCTTTAGCTTCCTCTTCCTTCGGTTCTAATATGGCATGTTCTTCTATTACATATTTTACCCTCATGTCGACATACCCTTCAAGTACTTCCTCTTCCTTAGCTTTTCTAATCTTCAACTGAGCCGGATCAAAGTTAACTTCTGGCTCGAGGTGGAGCTCAACGGTGACCTTGCCACCCTCTGGTGTAACCTTTACATCCGCGACAACAGGCGGTAAGAGCAGATTAACGCTTTCCTTATCGAGTTCTTTTTCCGCTTCTTTGATAGCTTCGTCCGCAATGTAGATATCGTAGAATGCTTCTTTGAGTCTGAGTTTGTAAACTTCCTTTGGAACTCTTCCTGGTCTGAATCCTTCGATATGGTATTTTCTCTTATTCAATTCTTCAACTGTTTTGTCTTCGAGTCTTTTTATATCCGCACTGTCGAATGTGTACTCGCGGATTATAACATTTTCCTCTTTGCTGATTTCTTTGACTTCCATTCTTGCACCTCCATTTTCCCGTTTTCCATTATCACTTTAAAAAGGGGCGTTCAGCCCCTCCTTTTTAAATACGACTAATCAATTCACTATTATTCTCGATTATTCTTCCACGAGTTGGAGAACTGACAATTCAGCACCGTCTCCTCTTCTTGCACCGACTTTTATAACTCTTGTGTATCCGCCGTTTCTTGAAGCATATTTTGGAGCTATTTCGTCAACAAGTTTGTTAACAAGTTGCCTATCTCCAAGTTCTGCAAATATCTGTCTTCTGATCGCTACGCTTTCATCTTTGTTTTCATTCTTAATCTTGTACGCCTTAACTGCCTTCGTTATGAGCTTTTCAACGTATTCCTTACCTACTTTTGCTTTTACTGTTGTGGTCATTATCGTTCCATGCTCGATGATTTCCTTTGCGAGGTTTC harbors:
- the rplQ gene encoding 50S ribosomal protein L17 → MRHRMKRNKLNRYGTHRVSLMRNLAKEIIEHGTIMTTTVKAKVGKEYVEKLITKAVKAYKIKNENKDESVAIRRQIFAELGDRQLVNKLVDEIAPKYASRNGGYTRVIKVGARRGDGAELSVLQLVEE
- a CDS encoding trigger factor encodes the protein MEVKEISKEENVIIREYTFDSADIKRLEDKTVEELNKRKYHIEGFRPGRVPKEVYKLRLKEAFYDIYIADEAIKEAEKELDKESVNLLLPPVVADVKVTPEGGKVTVELHLEPEVNFDPAQLKIRKAKEEEVLEGYVDMRVKYVIEEHAILEPKEEEAKEGDMVKVKETVLLGEKKVRDGEEREYVLLKDDERDVVKQLYGKKKGDVVEFEKTFEKGEEKIVYKYILEVQEVYNRILPELTDEFVKSLAVENVETVDQLKDKFKSEGKEIYDRELGDSYRVQIIDQIPSIAQINISERTIQRAVENIIDNLKEEGKYDAYVQNYGSEEKLVEELRSYYINMIKKDLVVKKVAEENDIKVDNEDIKAYAERVSVEWGVSPDRAEAIIKGRQDIRNEVIMEIVESKVAKILSEKAQIEEVSFKEKEEGKEE